One Intestinimonas butyriciproducens genomic window, GGCAAGAAGCTCCACGCCAAGCGCAACCACATCAACCGTTTTATGGAGAACAACCCCAGTTGGACCTACGAGGAGATCACGCCTGAGACCCTCCCCGCGTGCCTGGAGATGGACAAGGAGTGGTACCGCCGCAGCATGGTGCGGGAGGGCCTTGCGGAGGAGCGGGACCTGGGCGATGAGGGCCGCGCCCTCCGCCTGGCCATGGAGCACTACCACGAGCTGGGCCTGGAGGGAGGACTCATCCGGGTCTACGGCGAGGTAGTGGCCTTTACCATGGGGGACATGCTCTGCGCCGACACCTTTGACGTCCACTTTGAAAAGGCATACGGAGAGCTCCAGGGGGCCTACGCCATGATCAACCGGGAGTTTGCCCGGCAGGTGCGGGCACGCCACCCGGAGATCAAATACCTCAACCGGGAGGACGACATGGGCGTGGAGGGCCTGCGGAAAGCCAAGGGCTCCTATTATCCGGACCTGATGGTGGAGAAGTACTTCGCCACGAAAGAATGACCGACGGACACCGTCCGTTCCCGAGAGGAGTGTGACCCCATGATCGAGATCCGCCCCGCCAAGCCGGATGAGCTCCTCCGCCAAAAGGAGCTGTGGAAGCTGGCTTTCGGCGATGAGGACGACTATATCGACTATTTTTTCGCCCATGGAGAGGAGAGCCAGGTGCTGGTCCTGCTGGAGGACGGAGTCGTCTACACGATGGTGGCGCTGTTTCCGGTGGCCCTCGCCCTGCCCGGCGGGAGAAAGGCCAGCTCCGCCTATATCTATGCCCTGGCCACCCACCCGGACGCCCGAAAAAAGGGCTTTGGCCGATACATCCTCAGCTATGTGGACTTTTATTTAAAGGAGCGGGGGGCCGACTGCGTCACCATTGTCCCCGCGGAGGTCTCCCTGCATAAATTTTTTGGCACCACCGGTTTTTCTGAATGTTTTTCCACCCGGAAGGTGGAGCTGCTGCGCAGCATGGTGGGCGTTCCGGCGGCGGGCGACACGCTGGAGCGGGTGGACCCGGAGACGTACAACCGCCTGCGGGAAGAACTGCTGGCCGAGACGCTGCATGTCGTCTACAGCGACTCCCTCGTGGCCTATCAGGAGGGGCTCTCCCACATGGCCAACGGAGCGCTGTTCCGCCTGCGGGTGGCCGGGAGCGAGGGGCTGGCCTGCACCGAGTATCTGGATGACGACACCGTCATGGTGAAGGAGTTGCTCATTCCCCAGCCTGGGATGGCCGGGGCGGCCGCGCTGATCGGCGCGGAGATGCCCGCCGTGCGCTATCATCTGCGCACGCCGCCCTTCTGGGACGGCGTGTCCGGGAGCTATCTGCAGGCCTTTGCCATGGTAAAATGGTACGACGCCGCCCTGGAACGGGAATGGCGGGAATACCGCCGGGGCTATATGGGCCTGGGGTTCGACTAAAGAGGCTGAAAAAGAGAATACTAGACCTTGACCGAAAGTGGAAAAAGCCCCAAGTGCAGGGACCATTTTCAGGCAAGCTCTAGGCAAGACTGTGGCCGCCGGCGGCCGGGGATTTGCCCCGCCGCCGGCGGTTTTGAATTTCTATGCATGATGCAATTCATTTTTGCTCCGTGACAGGAAATTTTCATGGACAAAATGCAGCTATTTCGTCCTTCTGGAAAAGACATTTGCAGGATTTGAAGGAGATTCCATCAATTTGAAGGCGTATTTCCCTTGACGGACAAAAGTTTATAGTATAAAATAATAAGACCTGTGTATGGGGAGTTTCCCTGATTTTGGATACAGAAATATGCAATAGAAAAGTGGGAAGTGAAGAAATGGCAAAGTATGTCCTTAAGCGTGTGCTGATGGCACTCTTTACGATTTTCCTCGTGGCCACGCTGACATTTTTCCTGATGAAGGCGGTCCCAGGCAACCCCTTTGTGAGTGAAAAGACGCCGCCGCAGTCGGTGCTGGACGCCCTGAATGAGAAGTACGGTCTGGATCAGCCGCTGAGCGTCCAGTATTTCAAGTATATGGGCAATCTCCTCCGGGGGGATCTCGGCGTCTCCGTCAAGATGCAGAAGAACTACCCGGTGATCAGCATCATCAAGGAGATGTTCCCCGTCTCCGCCAAGATCGGCGCGTTTGCCCTCCTCTGGGCGGTGCTGGTGGGCGTCCCGCTGGGATGTCTGGCGGCCTATAACCGGGGCACCGCCACGGACAGCACGCTGCGGGTGGTCTGTACCGTGGGTATCTCCATGCCCTCCTTCGTGGTGGCGAGCCTGCTGCTGATCGTATTCTGCGGCGGCGTGGTGGGCTGGTTCCCAAGTATTTTCGACGGTTCGCCCCGCAGCTATGTGCTGCCCTGCTTCTCCCTGGGCTTCTACCCCATGTGCTATATCGCGCGCCAGTCCAGGGCCGCCATGCTGGACGCCATCAATCAGGAGTATATCAAGACGGCCCGGGCCAAGGGGCTCAAGACGGGGAAGATCATCTTCAAGCACGCCCTCCGGAACGCCCTGATCCCTGTTCTTACCTATCTGGGGCCCCAGGTGGCCTTTACGCTGTGCGGGGGCTTTGTGGTGGAAAAGGTCTTTACCATCGGCGGGCTGGGCCGTTATTTCGTCCAGTCCGTGTCCAACCGGGACTACCCGGTCATCATGGGCACCACCATCTTCCTGGCCTCCTTCATCATCATTATGAACCTGCTGGTGGACATCCTCTATAAAGTGGTCGATCCCCGCATCACCCTCGGAAAGGAGAGCTGAGCATGGCAGACAAAATGAAAAAGGCCAAATTCGGCTCCCTCCAGCTCGATGTGGAGGATGTGATCTCCTGGAGCGAGCTGACCAACGCCGATTTTGCACCCGCCTCCTCGCAGGAGAAGGAAAATTTCATCCAGGACCGGGAGAGCGTGTCCTTCTGGAAGGACGCGGGACGACGGTTCCGCAAAAATACCGTGGCCATGGTGGCGCTGGTCATTCTGATCCTGGTGGCCCTCTTCGCGTTCCTGGGCCCGGTCATCGTGCCCTATGGCTACGACCAGTTCATCGCGGGCTCCGAGAACCTGCACCCCTGGCACTACACTTTGGAGGACCAGGAGAAGCTGGCCGCGGCCCAGATGACGCCCGAGGAGGCCTGGGCCAAGGCCCAGGAGGAGGCCGCCGCCCAGGGCAAGACCCTGGGGCCGGTGGATAAGGCCAAGATCATGGCCGCGGCCAAGGCCAGCGGCGGCGCGGACACCGATGAGCTCCGCAAGGAGTTGGGCATCAGGGCCCGCCTGTTTGGCTACTCCAACGCCGAGCTCCAGCGCAAGGCCGCGGGGGAGAGCGTGTTTCCTCACGTCTTTGGCACGGACAAGTTCGGACGCGACATCATGGTCCGGGTCATGATCGGCACCCGGGTGTCCATGGTGGTGGGCCTGTCCGCCGCCCTGCTTGTGCTGGTCATCGGCGCCCTGTACGGCTCCATCTCCGGCTATCTGGGCGGCAAGGTGGACGCCGTCATGCAGCGCATCGTTGAGATCATCTACTCCATCCCCGAGGTGCTGGTCATCCTCCTCATCGCCACCGTCATCGGTGACGCGTTGACGAGTTATGTAAACTCACATTCGGGCTTCATCGCGGATATGGCCAACGTATTGGGCGCCAACCTCATCTCCATGTTCATCGCCTTCGGCCTTTTGTACTGGGTCACCATGTCCCGCATCATCCGCGGCCAGATCCTTCAGCTCAAGCAGCAGGAGTACGTCACCGCCGCCCGGGCCCTGGGCGCCTCCGGCCCCCGCATCATCAAAAAGCATCTGCTGCCCAACTGCATTGGGCAGATCGTGGTCACCACCTGCCTCCAGATCCCCTCCGCCATCTTCCTGGAGTCCTTCCTCTCCTTCCTGGGCGTGGGCGTGTCCACGCCTATGACCAGCCTGGGCTCCATGGCCTCCGAGGCCCTGGGCGGCATGACCACCTATCCCTACCGCCTGCTCTTCCCCGCGCTGATCCTGAGCATTATGATCCTGTCCTTCAACCTGGTGGGCGACGGGCTCCGGGACGCCCTGGACCCGAAGCTAAAGAAATAAGAAAGGAGGAGACAGCATATGACACAGAATGAAACCGTAAAGCAGCACGACGAGCGGCTCCACACCGAGACGCACGCCGCCGACGATGCGGGTGGAAAGCTGCTGGAAGTGAAGGACCTCCACGTCTCCTTCTTCACCCCGGCCGGTGAGGTCAAGGCGGTGGGCGGCATTTCTTACAGCGTCAACTACGGCGAGGTCATGGGCATCGTGGGCGAGTCCGGCTCCGGCAAGAGCGTGGAGGCCTATTCGGTCATCGGGCTTTTGCAGTCCCCCGGCAAGGTCATCGGCGGGTCCATTACCTTTGAGGGCGAGGACGTGCTGGCCTTTACCAAGGATCAGATGACCGACTTCCGGGGAAACAAGGTGGCCATGATTTTCCAGAACCCCATGACCTGCCTCAACCCCGTCTACACGGTGGGCAACCAGCTCATTGAGGCCCTGAAGGCCCACGACAAGTCCATTTCCAAGGAGGACGCCGCCAAACGCGCCATGGAGATGCTGGAGCTGGTGGGCATCAACAATGTGGAGAAACGGATGAAGCAGTATCCCCACGAGTTCTCCGGCGGCATGCGCCAGCGCGTCATGATCGCCATGGGCCTCATCTGTCACCCCAAGCTGCTCATCGCGGACGAGCCCACCACCGCCCTGGATGTGACCATCCAGGCCCAGATCCTGGAGCTCATGAAGGACCTCCAGAAAAAGACGCATATGGGCATCATCTTTATTACCCACAATCTGGGCGTGGTGGCCGAGATC contains:
- a CDS encoding ABC transporter permease, with the protein product MADKMKKAKFGSLQLDVEDVISWSELTNADFAPASSQEKENFIQDRESVSFWKDAGRRFRKNTVAMVALVILILVALFAFLGPVIVPYGYDQFIAGSENLHPWHYTLEDQEKLAAAQMTPEEAWAKAQEEAAAQGKTLGPVDKAKIMAAAKASGGADTDELRKELGIRARLFGYSNAELQRKAAGESVFPHVFGTDKFGRDIMVRVMIGTRVSMVVGLSAALLVLVIGALYGSISGYLGGKVDAVMQRIVEIIYSIPEVLVILLIATVIGDALTSYVNSHSGFIADMANVLGANLISMFIAFGLLYWVTMSRIIRGQILQLKQQEYVTAARALGASGPRIIKKHLLPNCIGQIVVTTCLQIPSAIFLESFLSFLGVGVSTPMTSLGSMASEALGGMTTYPYRLLFPALILSIMILSFNLVGDGLRDALDPKLKK
- a CDS encoding ABC transporter ATP-binding protein yields the protein MTQNETVKQHDERLHTETHAADDAGGKLLEVKDLHVSFFTPAGEVKAVGGISYSVNYGEVMGIVGESGSGKSVEAYSVIGLLQSPGKVIGGSITFEGEDVLAFTKDQMTDFRGNKVAMIFQNPMTCLNPVYTVGNQLIEALKAHDKSISKEDAAKRAMEMLELVGINNVEKRMKQYPHEFSGGMRQRVMIAMGLICHPKLLIADEPTTALDVTIQAQILELMKDLQKKTHMGIIFITHNLGVVAEICDKVCVMYAGKMVEQGPVDDIFYNPSHPYTVGLLRSMPRVDAESHERLIPIEGTPVDMLNPPEGCPFAPRCEHAMKICLKKMPPYVEIGKDHRSACWLRVQDQLEREKTGTGEVESHE
- a CDS encoding ABC transporter permease, whose translation is MAKYVLKRVLMALFTIFLVATLTFFLMKAVPGNPFVSEKTPPQSVLDALNEKYGLDQPLSVQYFKYMGNLLRGDLGVSVKMQKNYPVISIIKEMFPVSAKIGAFALLWAVLVGVPLGCLAAYNRGTATDSTLRVVCTVGISMPSFVVASLLLIVFCGGVVGWFPSIFDGSPRSYVLPCFSLGFYPMCYIARQSRAAMLDAINQEYIKTARAKGLKTGKIIFKHALRNALIPVLTYLGPQVAFTLCGGFVVEKVFTIGGLGRYFVQSVSNRDYPVIMGTTIFLASFIIIMNLLVDILYKVVDPRITLGKES
- a CDS encoding GNAT family N-acetyltransferase — protein: MIEIRPAKPDELLRQKELWKLAFGDEDDYIDYFFAHGEESQVLVLLEDGVVYTMVALFPVALALPGGRKASSAYIYALATHPDARKKGFGRYILSYVDFYLKERGADCVTIVPAEVSLHKFFGTTGFSECFSTRKVELLRSMVGVPAAGDTLERVDPETYNRLREELLAETLHVVYSDSLVAYQEGLSHMANGALFRLRVAGSEGLACTEYLDDDTVMVKELLIPQPGMAGAAALIGAEMPAVRYHLRTPPFWDGVSGSYLQAFAMVKWYDAALEREWREYRRGYMGLGFD
- a CDS encoding DUF2156 domain-containing protein; its protein translation is MIDFQLPRLSDKPWVDDLLRQANYRGCEYNFTNLYAWSPAYDQRIARVDGFLVTHLCGSLGCSYIYPAGQGDVAPVIRAMERDAAERDKPFRMVCLTPRQVEEMEALFPGEFHFEADRDGFDYLYEIDRLADLTGKKLHAKRNHINRFMENNPSWTYEEITPETLPACLEMDKEWYRRSMVREGLAEERDLGDEGRALRLAMEHYHELGLEGGLIRVYGEVVAFTMGDMLCADTFDVHFEKAYGELQGAYAMINREFARQVRARHPEIKYLNREDDMGVEGLRKAKGSYYPDLMVEKYFATKE